The following coding sequences lie in one Streptomyces sp. NBC_00510 genomic window:
- a CDS encoding ADP-ribosylglycohydrolase family protein: MTRTPSPRLDARGIDRAAGVLLGAAVGDALGVPYEFKATLREDQQPGMIGGGLGPYRPGEYSDDTQMQVCVAQVAATGADLRSPEALDAIAAGFRHWLDGGASDVGAQTRSVLGAAERLPRSPAEALREAARRYAAGHRLTAGNGSLMRTGIVALAHLGDAAAMAEAATAVSALTHPDPECADACVLWCSGIRTAVLHGTFDGVRAGLDLLPAVRRDTWAKRLDEAEAAPPGHFADNGWVVRALQAAWSAITRTPVPELDPGKGRFPAGHLRAALAAAVRAGHDTDTVAPIAGALLGARWGCSGIPLDWQRAVHGWPGLRGPDLVRLTVLTARDGADDDDGWPSAPRMPLPSHSPTGLAVAHPHDPGVVLGDLAQGAEPVPVDAVVSLCRTGTAPVLPGADVEHIRVWLRDRPGDNANLAFVLDQAARQVLRLRRAGKKVLLHSSAGQSRTAAVAAVYSHLAGGTPGGSYTMPAHPELRDAVRALTAAPAPAAAYDTDAPATAVQAARVASPEEDAAAGIDTTDPEEQPEHDSERPPLPGYAPSRVRGLLLGLALGDTLDSAQGTLPDRGPLRAGVGTQLACFTVEGIIRARTGARHGTGHLPSAVKRAHGRRAALQGAGGHQPDGWLARVPALAAPRVKEPDFLAAVLPAVLPVAVTGATHGPAQAATWAREIAAHSAAAHATVLLHHCLTGTAEAQEPLFAEQSQLHIALRAGLDALGDSGDPGHLHTAYRQATENPADPRRLAALAPDATAPSALRGALYCAASFPHRHQIADALHFAAAAAPDGASVAAVTGALLGAAHGVRALPAGPLSRHELAWVLDTLAHDLVAPSTAGSTPTSGR; this comes from the coding sequence ATGACCCGCACACCCAGCCCCCGCCTCGACGCCCGGGGCATCGACCGCGCGGCCGGGGTGCTGCTCGGGGCGGCCGTCGGTGACGCGCTGGGGGTGCCGTACGAGTTCAAGGCGACCCTGCGCGAGGACCAGCAGCCGGGCATGATCGGCGGCGGTCTCGGGCCGTACCGGCCCGGGGAGTACTCCGACGACACCCAGATGCAAGTGTGCGTCGCCCAGGTCGCGGCGACCGGGGCGGACCTGCGCAGCCCCGAGGCCCTGGACGCGATCGCCGCGGGCTTCCGGCACTGGTTGGACGGCGGGGCCAGCGACGTCGGAGCCCAGACCCGTTCCGTGCTGGGCGCAGCCGAACGGCTGCCCCGAAGCCCGGCGGAGGCGCTGCGGGAGGCCGCCCGCCGGTACGCCGCCGGGCACCGGCTCACCGCGGGGAACGGCTCGCTGATGCGCACCGGGATCGTGGCGCTCGCGCACCTCGGGGACGCCGCCGCGATGGCCGAGGCCGCCACCGCGGTCAGCGCGCTCACCCACCCGGACCCCGAGTGCGCAGACGCCTGCGTCCTGTGGTGCTCCGGCATCCGCACCGCCGTGCTGCACGGCACCTTCGACGGTGTGCGGGCCGGGCTCGACCTCCTCCCGGCCGTACGGCGGGACACGTGGGCAAAGCGGCTGGACGAGGCGGAAGCCGCGCCGCCCGGGCACTTCGCCGACAACGGCTGGGTCGTCCGGGCGCTCCAGGCGGCCTGGTCGGCGATCACCCGCACCCCCGTACCCGAACTCGACCCCGGAAAGGGCCGTTTCCCCGCGGGACACCTGCGGGCGGCGCTGGCGGCGGCGGTACGGGCCGGCCACGACACCGACACCGTCGCGCCGATCGCCGGCGCTCTGCTCGGCGCGCGCTGGGGCTGCTCCGGCATCCCCCTGGACTGGCAGCGGGCCGTCCACGGCTGGCCCGGCCTGAGGGGGCCCGACCTGGTGCGGCTCACGGTCCTCACCGCCCGGGACGGGGCCGACGACGATGACGGCTGGCCCTCGGCACCGCGCATGCCGCTGCCGTCCCACTCCCCCACCGGCCTCGCCGTCGCCCACCCGCACGACCCCGGTGTGGTGCTGGGCGACCTGGCCCAGGGCGCCGAGCCGGTCCCGGTCGACGCCGTGGTGTCGCTGTGCCGCACGGGAACGGCGCCCGTGCTGCCCGGCGCCGACGTGGAGCACATACGGGTGTGGCTGCGGGACCGCCCGGGAGACAACGCCAACCTCGCCTTTGTGCTGGACCAGGCCGCCCGGCAGGTGCTGCGGCTGCGCCGCGCGGGCAAGAAGGTCCTGCTCCACTCGTCGGCCGGGCAGAGCCGGACCGCCGCCGTCGCCGCGGTCTACAGCCATCTCGCCGGCGGCACGCCCGGCGGGTCGTACACGATGCCGGCCCACCCCGAACTGCGCGACGCCGTACGGGCACTGACCGCGGCACCCGCCCCGGCCGCCGCATACGACACGGACGCCCCCGCGACGGCCGTACAGGCGGCGCGCGTCGCCTCCCCGGAGGAGGACGCCGCCGCCGGCATCGACACCACCGACCCCGAGGAGCAGCCGGAGCACGACAGCGAGCGGCCGCCGCTGCCGGGGTACGCACCGTCCCGTGTGCGCGGGCTGCTGCTCGGCCTGGCCCTGGGCGACACGCTGGACTCCGCCCAAGGCACACTGCCGGACCGCGGCCCGCTGAGGGCCGGCGTCGGCACCCAACTGGCCTGCTTCACCGTCGAGGGCATCATCCGCGCACGGACCGGAGCCCGGCACGGCACCGGTCATCTCCCGTCGGCGGTGAAGCGCGCCCACGGCCGACGGGCCGCCCTCCAGGGGGCAGGCGGCCACCAGCCCGACGGCTGGCTCGCGCGCGTCCCCGCACTGGCCGCACCGCGCGTCAAGGAGCCGGACTTCCTCGCCGCCGTCCTCCCCGCCGTCCTCCCCGTCGCCGTCACCGGCGCCACGCACGGCCCGGCCCAAGCGGCCACCTGGGCACGCGAGATCGCCGCCCACTCCGCGGCGGCCCACGCGACCGTGCTGCTCCACCACTGCCTGACCGGCACCGCGGAGGCCCAGGAACCCCTGTTCGCCGAGCAGTCGCAACTCCACATCGCCCTGCGAGCCGGCCTGGACGCCCTCGGAGACTCCGGTGATCCCGGCCACCTCCACACGGCATACCGGCAGGCCACCGAGAACCCGGCCGACCCGCGACGGCTCGCCGCCCTCGCCCCGGACGCGACCGCTCCCTCAGCGCTGCGCGGCGCCCTCTACTGCGCCGCTTCCTTCCCCCACCGGCACCAGATCGCCGACGCACTGCACTTCGCCGCCGCCGCCGCGCCGGACGGCGCGTCCGTCGCCGCCGTCACCGGCGCCCTCCTCGGCGCCGCCCACGGCGTACGGGCCCTGCCGGCCGGTCCGCTCAGCCGCCATGAACTCGCCTGGGTCCTGGACACCCTCGCCCACGACCTCGTCGCGCCGTCTACGGCTGGAAGTACTCCGACATCAGGTCGCTGA
- a CDS encoding SDR family oxidoreductase: MTRDQADPTHAALITGASSGIGRCYAEQLARRGYAPILVARRADRLAALAESVRRETGLEATVLAADLADPGGLARVERAVLDHDGLAVVVNAAGLGALGPLREAAPADLDRLVAVNVLALTRLSRAALLAFDRHGSGTLINVSSIGAFHAPPGGTAYAASKAYDLHFSRALQREVEGSGIRVQVVLPGPVRTEFFEASGVDSALFPQESFVDADDFVRAALVGLDLGELVCIPTLPDMAAWEDEAARGQGLRNAAGLRGVISDRYARP, translated from the coding sequence ATGACCCGCGACCAGGCAGACCCCACCCACGCCGCACTGATCACCGGCGCGTCCTCGGGGATCGGGCGTTGCTACGCCGAGCAGCTGGCCCGGCGCGGCTATGCGCCGATCCTCGTCGCCCGCCGCGCGGACCGGCTGGCCGCGCTCGCCGAGTCCGTCCGGCGGGAGACCGGTCTCGAGGCGACCGTGCTCGCCGCCGACCTGGCCGACCCCGGCGGCCTCGCCCGTGTGGAGCGGGCCGTCCTCGACCACGACGGCCTCGCCGTGGTCGTCAACGCGGCCGGCCTCGGAGCCCTCGGACCGCTGCGCGAGGCCGCGCCCGCGGACCTGGACCGTCTCGTCGCGGTGAACGTGCTCGCGCTGACCCGGCTGTCCCGGGCGGCGCTGCTCGCCTTCGACCGGCACGGCTCGGGCACGCTGATCAACGTGTCATCGATCGGCGCGTTCCACGCCCCGCCCGGTGGCACCGCCTACGCCGCCAGCAAGGCCTACGACCTGCACTTCTCGCGGGCCCTGCAACGCGAGGTCGAGGGCAGCGGCATCCGCGTGCAGGTCGTGCTGCCGGGTCCCGTGCGCACCGAGTTCTTCGAGGCCTCCGGTGTGGACTCCGCCCTGTTCCCGCAGGAGTCGTTCGTCGACGCCGACGACTTCGTTCGCGCCGCACTGGTCGGCCTGGACCTCGGCGAACTCGTCTGCATCCCCACCCTCCCCGACATGGCGGCCTGGGAGGACGAGGCAGCGCGGGGGCAGGGCCTGCGGAATGCCGCGGGTCTGCGCGGCGTCATCAGCGACCGTTACGCCCGGCCCTGA
- a CDS encoding ThuA domain-containing protein, which yields MQSAPHHRSRSRRGAAAVLVTGTLAASLLGGATASARPYPEPAPTTLSLPSPPGGKNVKVLVFHASATEESPTVDSGIEAIEAIGLSGPAAQRYKTVATDDASVFTNAKRLGTFNAVVFLTGGGDVLDPEQEAGLEAYMEAGGGFLGIHDAARTEPYSDWFAGLIGARPAATNPAAVQRAVVEIPDRINPATKDLPLEWKRPDKWLNWAGNPTGKVHTVAKVRESSYKPGTGANGVDHPVSWCRDYDGGRSFYTGMGGTAESFAETDFRDHLRGALQWTTRLSRADCKATIDANYSAVKVTQPNQPGQQDQIGEPHGMVVAPDGRVLYIGRGGGANGAPVVTDWNSPDMGKGLGQVHVYDPATKKVTLAGALTVFGNKGGGDELTKVEEGLLGIELDPAFETNGWVYLHYTPHSGLDRDKHVAERRVSRFTLDLATDKLDLASEKVLLKWPVQVHSCCHAGGGMAWDSKGNLYIATGDNNSSGFSDGYSGNNPQPNFKGLSFADARRTAGNTNNLNGKILRIHPEPDGTYTLPEGNLFTGEEQDEGGGKTRGEIYVMGVRNPARISVDKKTDVLYAGWVGPDAGAPSTTWGPAKYDTFAAITKAGNHGWPFCMGNKQPYRDRNLPDPGKPLGWYDCDAPKNESPNNDGLVNLPPVTGNTIWYSPQGGAPDFPRDANGVPSYKNEEATYLLPWLKGGGQATMDGPVYRYDATTAGAGAWPQYWDGKWFVGDFYDADNPRHAVLTDPKTVGKGGLPVTAESLKKIIPVGQGGIRNLMDWKFAPDGSLYVLDYGRGFFTSDSQSALWRVTYKGGEATPAAADLARKAAQ from the coding sequence ATGCAGAGCGCACCACATCACCGGTCGAGATCCCGGCGAGGCGCGGCCGCGGTCCTGGTGACCGGGACCTTGGCGGCATCCCTGCTGGGCGGTGCCACCGCCTCGGCCAGACCGTATCCGGAGCCGGCGCCGACAACGTTATCCTTGCCGTCCCCACCGGGCGGCAAAAACGTCAAGGTCCTGGTGTTCCACGCCTCGGCCACCGAGGAGTCCCCGACCGTCGACTCGGGCATCGAGGCGATCGAGGCGATCGGCCTGTCCGGGCCCGCGGCCCAGCGCTACAAGACCGTCGCCACGGACGACGCCTCGGTCTTCACCAACGCCAAGCGCCTGGGCACCTTCAACGCGGTCGTCTTCCTGACCGGGGGCGGCGACGTGCTCGACCCCGAGCAGGAGGCCGGCCTGGAGGCCTACATGGAGGCCGGCGGCGGCTTCCTCGGCATCCACGACGCGGCGCGAACCGAACCGTACTCCGACTGGTTCGCCGGCCTGATCGGCGCCCGGCCCGCGGCCACCAACCCGGCCGCCGTCCAGCGCGCCGTCGTCGAGATCCCCGACCGGATCAATCCGGCCACGAAGGACCTGCCGCTGGAGTGGAAGCGGCCCGACAAGTGGCTCAACTGGGCGGGCAACCCGACCGGCAAGGTGCACACCGTCGCCAAGGTCAGGGAGAGCAGCTACAAGCCGGGAACCGGCGCCAACGGCGTCGACCACCCCGTCTCCTGGTGCCGTGACTACGACGGCGGCCGGTCCTTCTACACCGGGATGGGCGGTACGGCGGAGTCGTTCGCCGAGACCGACTTCCGCGACCACCTGCGCGGCGCCCTGCAGTGGACCACCCGGCTCTCACGCGCCGACTGCAAGGCGACGATCGACGCCAACTACAGCGCGGTGAAGGTCACCCAGCCCAACCAGCCCGGACAGCAGGACCAGATCGGCGAACCGCACGGCATGGTCGTCGCCCCCGACGGACGGGTGCTGTACATCGGCCGCGGCGGCGGCGCCAACGGCGCCCCGGTGGTGACCGACTGGAACAGCCCCGACATGGGCAAGGGCCTCGGCCAGGTCCACGTCTACGACCCGGCGACGAAGAAGGTGACCCTCGCGGGCGCCCTGACCGTCTTCGGCAACAAGGGCGGCGGCGACGAACTCACCAAGGTCGAGGAAGGGCTGCTCGGCATCGAGCTCGACCCCGCCTTCGAGACCAACGGCTGGGTGTACCTCCACTACACCCCGCACTCCGGCCTCGACCGCGACAAGCACGTCGCGGAGCGGCGCGTCTCCCGCTTCACGCTGGACCTCGCCACCGACAAGCTGGACCTCGCCTCCGAGAAGGTCCTGCTCAAGTGGCCCGTCCAGGTACACAGCTGCTGCCACGCCGGCGGCGGGATGGCCTGGGACTCCAAGGGCAACCTGTACATCGCCACCGGCGACAACAACTCGTCCGGGTTCAGCGACGGTTACTCCGGCAACAACCCGCAGCCCAACTTCAAGGGCCTGTCCTTCGCCGACGCCCGCCGCACCGCCGGCAACACCAACAACCTCAACGGCAAGATCCTGCGCATCCACCCGGAGCCGGACGGCACCTACACCCTGCCCGAGGGCAACCTCTTCACCGGCGAGGAGCAGGACGAGGGCGGCGGCAAGACCCGCGGCGAGATCTACGTCATGGGCGTGCGCAACCCGGCGCGGATCTCCGTCGACAAGAAGACCGACGTCCTCTACGCGGGCTGGGTCGGCCCCGACGCGGGCGCCCCGAGCACGACCTGGGGACCGGCGAAGTACGACACGTTCGCCGCGATCACCAAGGCGGGCAACCACGGCTGGCCGTTCTGCATGGGCAACAAGCAGCCCTACCGGGACCGCAACCTGCCGGACCCGGGCAAGCCGCTGGGCTGGTACGACTGCGACGCCCCCAAGAACGAGTCGCCGAACAACGACGGCCTGGTGAACCTCCCGCCCGTCACCGGCAACACCATCTGGTACTCCCCGCAGGGCGGCGCCCCCGACTTCCCCCGGGACGCGAATGGGGTCCCCAGCTACAAGAACGAGGAGGCCACCTACCTCCTGCCGTGGCTCAAGGGCGGCGGCCAGGCCACCATGGACGGCCCGGTCTACCGCTACGACGCCACGACCGCGGGCGCCGGCGCGTGGCCGCAGTACTGGGACGGCAAGTGGTTCGTCGGTGACTTCTACGACGCGGACAACCCGCGCCACGCGGTGCTGACCGACCCCAAGACCGTCGGCAAGGGCGGGCTGCCCGTCACCGCCGAGTCGCTGAAGAAGATCATCCCGGTCGGCCAGGGCGGCATCCGCAACCTCATGGACTGGAAGTTCGCCCCGGACGGCTCGCTCTACGTCCTCGACTACGGGCGCGGCTTCTTCACCTCCGACTCCCAGTCCGCGCTGTGGCGCGTGACGTACAAGGGCGGCGAGGCGACCCCCGCCGCCGCGGACCTGGCCAGGAAGGCGGCACAGTGA
- a CDS encoding DUF1080 domain-containing protein: MVLGLTSTVAYGRTDDRAAAGGTTAAAQVLTWTASSRTDQYASFPTTAVAGPTTLVFENSAATGNDIGMPHTLTFDVSDPEYNHDVPVNILANPNDDTGGRHTVDVTLTPGRYRFFCSIPGHGQMQGILTVTEPGGEDTTAPTTAAEVTGQKNADGAYVGSATVTVSATDDGSGVRTVEYALGQDGPWQPYTAPLVVDQVGAHAVRYRATDQAGNVAAEKSVAFDVVAPPTDDTTAPETSATVSGEKDADGNYLTMATVTVTASDTGSGVNTIEYAVGAAGAWQPYTAPVMVHQVGSHTVRYRAADKAGNASAEKSVAFTVVAPPTQDTTAPETSATVSGTKNSGGAYITSAKVTVTATDAGSGVDRIEYSLDGGPYLVYSAPVIVDRIGSHTLAYRATDKAGNTATAREVTFTIAQGGGVPAPNCPEYDERLTVIVGTVDSGVPNRLTRSRCTINELIEDEKDWSSHALFLKHVDGVLDRLLADNVIDQREFNKITKAAKQSKIGKPGQTQGYRDLFDGTEASLAKWEQVGGGRFTLSGDGAITSSTTVPGMGMLWFPERKYGDFSLKLQFRDDAPGTGNANGGVFIRFPDVHDHPEEPRPEWVAINYGHEIQILDRPDGDMYKTGSVYGFDRVGLGGAGVTPKGTWNDYEIRAEGQHFTVLRNGVVINEFDNVGGQVFTPPRAGDPGTDGRRYATGYIGLQVHSTTDVISYRDIRIKQL, translated from the coding sequence ATGGTGCTGGGGCTCACCTCCACCGTCGCGTACGGGCGCACCGACGACCGTGCGGCGGCCGGCGGGACCACGGCCGCCGCCCAGGTGCTCACCTGGACGGCGAGCTCGCGCACCGACCAGTACGCGAGCTTCCCGACCACGGCGGTGGCCGGGCCGACGACGCTCGTCTTCGAGAACAGCGCGGCGACCGGCAACGACATCGGCATGCCGCACACGCTCACCTTCGACGTGTCGGACCCCGAGTACAACCACGACGTCCCGGTCAACATCCTCGCCAACCCCAATGACGACACCGGCGGCCGGCACACCGTCGACGTCACCCTCACGCCCGGGCGCTACCGCTTCTTCTGCAGCATCCCCGGCCACGGCCAGATGCAGGGCATCCTCACGGTGACCGAGCCCGGCGGCGAGGACACCACCGCGCCCACCACGGCGGCCGAGGTCACGGGTCAGAAGAACGCCGACGGCGCGTACGTCGGCTCCGCCACGGTCACCGTCAGCGCGACCGACGACGGATCCGGTGTGAGGACGGTGGAGTACGCGCTCGGCCAGGACGGCCCCTGGCAGCCGTACACCGCGCCGCTGGTCGTCGACCAGGTCGGCGCCCACGCCGTCCGCTACCGCGCCACCGACCAGGCGGGCAACGTCGCGGCCGAGAAGTCCGTCGCCTTCGACGTGGTCGCGCCGCCGACCGACGACACCACCGCGCCGGAGACCTCGGCGACCGTGAGCGGCGAGAAGGACGCCGACGGCAACTACCTGACGATGGCCACGGTCACCGTCACCGCCTCCGACACCGGGTCGGGCGTCAACACGATCGAGTACGCGGTCGGGGCCGCCGGCGCCTGGCAGCCGTACACCGCGCCGGTGATGGTGCACCAGGTCGGCTCGCACACCGTCCGCTACCGCGCCGCCGACAAGGCGGGCAACGCGTCGGCCGAGAAGTCCGTCGCGTTCACCGTCGTGGCGCCGCCCACCCAGGACACCACCGCGCCGGAGACCTCGGCGACCGTGAGCGGCACCAAGAACTCGGGCGGCGCGTACATCACCAGCGCCAAGGTCACCGTCACCGCCACCGACGCGGGCTCCGGGGTGGACCGGATCGAGTACTCCCTCGACGGCGGCCCGTACCTCGTGTACTCCGCCCCCGTCATCGTCGACCGGATCGGCTCCCACACGCTCGCCTACCGCGCCACGGACAAGGCGGGCAACACGGCCACGGCGCGCGAGGTGACCTTCACCATCGCGCAGGGCGGCGGCGTCCCGGCGCCCAACTGCCCCGAGTACGACGAGCGGCTGACCGTCATCGTCGGCACCGTGGACTCGGGTGTGCCCAACCGGCTCACCCGCAGCCGCTGCACCATCAACGAGCTGATCGAGGACGAGAAGGACTGGTCCTCGCACGCCCTGTTCCTCAAGCACGTCGACGGCGTGCTCGACCGGCTGCTCGCCGACAACGTCATCGACCAGCGCGAGTTCAACAAGATCACCAAGGCCGCCAAGCAGTCGAAGATCGGCAAGCCCGGTCAGACGCAGGGCTACCGCGACCTGTTCGACGGCACCGAGGCCTCCCTGGCGAAGTGGGAGCAGGTCGGCGGCGGCCGCTTCACCCTCTCCGGCGACGGCGCCATCACCAGCAGCACGACCGTCCCCGGCATGGGCATGCTGTGGTTCCCGGAGCGGAAGTACGGCGACTTCTCGCTCAAGCTCCAGTTCCGCGACGACGCCCCGGGCACCGGCAACGCCAACGGCGGTGTCTTCATCCGCTTCCCGGACGTCCACGACCACCCCGAGGAGCCCCGCCCCGAGTGGGTCGCCATCAACTACGGGCACGAGATCCAGATCCTCGACCGCCCCGACGGCGACATGTACAAGACCGGCTCCGTTTACGGCTTCGACCGCGTGGGCCTCGGCGGCGCCGGCGTGACCCCGAAGGGCACCTGGAACGACTACGAGATCCGCGCCGAGGGCCAGCACTTCACGGTCCTGCGCAACGGCGTCGTCATCAACGAGTTCGACAACGTCGGCGGCCAGGTCTTCACCCCGCCCCGCGCCGGGGACCCGGGCACCGACGGCCGGCGCTACGCCACCGGCTACATCGGCCTCCAGGTCCACAGCACGACGGACGTGATCTCCTACCGGGACATCCGCATCAAGCAGCTGTGA
- a CDS encoding SAM-dependent methyltransferase, producing the protein MPSFEVTPIGTVRNDRTDVQHTDNWGAVRSTITIDERFGEACLQGLEGFSHVEVLFVFDRFPESDDHREPRPYRGRADLPPVGVFAGRGPRRPNRIGVTCCAIESVHGRELTVVGLDAVSGTPVIDLKPTMVEFRAVDVRQPEWVSDLMSEYFQP; encoded by the coding sequence ATGCCGAGCTTCGAGGTCACACCGATAGGAACGGTCCGGAACGACCGGACTGACGTCCAGCACACGGACAACTGGGGTGCCGTCCGCAGCACGATCACCATCGACGAGCGCTTCGGCGAGGCGTGCCTGCAGGGTCTGGAGGGCTTCTCCCACGTGGAGGTCCTCTTCGTCTTCGACCGGTTCCCGGAGAGCGACGACCACCGCGAACCCCGCCCCTACCGCGGCCGCGCCGACCTCCCGCCCGTCGGTGTCTTCGCCGGCCGCGGCCCCCGCAGGCCGAACCGCATCGGGGTGACGTGCTGCGCCATCGAATCGGTCCACGGCCGCGAACTGACGGTGGTGGGCCTCGACGCGGTCTCGGGCACCCCGGTCATCGACCTGAAGCCGACGATGGTGGAGTTCCGTGCGGTGGACGTCAGGCAGCCGGAATGGGTCAGCGACCTGATGTCGGAGTACTTCCAGCCGTAG
- a CDS encoding multicopper oxidase domain-containing protein, producing the protein MDRRSFNRRLLAGGVVAATGTASLAVASVPTASSAEPAPPTAPAGGQVRHLKLYAETLPNGQMGYGLEKGRATVPGPLIELVEGDTLHIEFENASDVDASLHVHGMDYDIANDGTRMTRSHVEPGGTRTYTWRTHAPGRRKDGTWRPGSAGYWHYHDHVVGTDHGTGGIRKGLYGPVVVRRKGDILPDKQFTIVFNDMTINNRSGADTPNFEATVGDRVEIVMITHGEYYHTFHMHGHRWADNRTGLLTGPDDPSRVIDNKITGPADSFGFQIIAGEHVGAGAWMYHCHVQSHSDMGMAGLFLVAKPDGTIPGYEPHHPDHPEGAAKSGKNGAKASSGGEHAHHMG; encoded by the coding sequence TTGGACAGAAGGAGTTTCAACCGGCGACTGCTGGCCGGTGGCGTGGTCGCCGCCACCGGCACGGCCTCGCTGGCGGTGGCCTCCGTCCCCACGGCTTCCTCCGCGGAGCCCGCACCGCCCACCGCACCGGCCGGCGGCCAGGTGCGCCACCTCAAGCTCTACGCCGAGACGTTGCCGAACGGCCAGATGGGGTACGGCCTGGAGAAGGGCAGGGCCACCGTGCCCGGCCCGCTGATCGAGCTGGTCGAGGGCGACACCCTGCACATCGAGTTCGAGAACGCCTCGGACGTGGACGCCAGCCTCCACGTCCACGGCATGGACTACGACATCGCCAACGACGGCACCCGGATGACCCGCAGCCACGTCGAGCCGGGCGGCACGCGGACGTACACCTGGCGCACCCACGCTCCGGGCCGGCGCAAGGACGGCACGTGGCGGCCGGGCAGCGCGGGCTACTGGCACTACCACGACCACGTCGTGGGCACCGACCACGGAACCGGCGGGATCCGCAAGGGGCTCTACGGGCCGGTCGTCGTGCGCAGGAAGGGCGACATCCTGCCGGACAAGCAGTTCACGATCGTCTTCAACGACATGACGATCAACAACAGGTCCGGCGCCGACACCCCGAACTTCGAGGCGACGGTGGGCGATCGTGTCGAGATCGTCATGATCACGCACGGCGAGTATTACCACACGTTCCACATGCACGGTCACCGCTGGGCCGACAACAGGACGGGACTGCTGACCGGACCCGACGACCCCAGCCGGGTGATCGACAACAAGATCACCGGGCCGGCGGACTCCTTCGGCTTCCAGATCATCGCGGGCGAACACGTCGGCGCCGGCGCGTGGATGTACCACTGCCACGTCCAGAGCCACTCCGACATGGGGATGGCCGGTCTTTTCCTGGTCGCCAAGCCCGACGGCACGATCCCGGGCTACGAACCGCACCACCCGGACCACCCCGAGGGCGCGGCGAAGTCCGGGAAGAACGGCGCGAAGGCGTCGTCCGGCGGGGAACACGCGCACCACATGGGGTGA
- a CDS encoding GNAT family N-acetyltransferase, producing MNAVVPPTIAERSEAEAMYRFETEAPGSVRAALGMNAARIGGGVVLSMRNDPTHYWSKALGFGVTTPVTAEVIHEVCDFYRSEGTAQAVLQIAPAFLPEDWDDIRGREGITAGSSWVKLVCPVDEAVARAEALEPPAAGIRVAPLEPEHAQEWGAVVTRAFGMPEEHYAHMTAASASRPGWHPFAAWLDGEIVGTGTMHVHGDAAQMFAGAVLPHARKRGGQTALLAARARRARELGCGVLVAETGAEAPGTHNSSLHNMLRLGFQVAYERRNWVWRSSPEA from the coding sequence ATGAACGCAGTGGTCCCCCCGACGATCGCGGAGCGGTCCGAGGCCGAGGCGATGTACCGGTTCGAGACGGAGGCGCCCGGGTCCGTACGGGCCGCGCTCGGGATGAACGCCGCGCGGATCGGTGGCGGTGTCGTGCTGTCGATGCGCAACGACCCCACCCACTACTGGAGCAAGGCCCTCGGGTTCGGCGTCACCACCCCGGTCACGGCGGAGGTGATCCACGAGGTGTGCGACTTCTACCGCTCGGAGGGGACCGCGCAGGCCGTCCTCCAGATCGCGCCCGCGTTCCTGCCCGAGGACTGGGACGACATCCGCGGCCGCGAGGGCATCACCGCGGGATCGTCCTGGGTGAAGCTCGTCTGCCCGGTCGATGAGGCCGTGGCGCGCGCCGAAGCGCTGGAACCGCCCGCCGCCGGGATCCGGGTGGCCCCGCTGGAGCCGGAGCACGCCCAGGAGTGGGGTGCGGTGGTGACCCGTGCGTTCGGCATGCCCGAGGAGCACTACGCGCACATGACCGCCGCCTCGGCGAGCCGGCCCGGGTGGCATCCGTTCGCGGCCTGGCTGGACGGGGAGATCGTCGGCACGGGCACGATGCACGTCCACGGTGACGCGGCCCAGATGTTCGCCGGTGCGGTGCTGCCGCACGCCCGCAAGCGCGGCGGACAGACCGCCCTGCTCGCCGCACGGGCCAGGAGGGCACGGGAGCTCGGCTGCGGTGTGCTGGTCGCCGAGACCGGCGCCGAGGCACCGGGCACCCACAACTCCTCGCTGCACAACATGCTCCGGCTCGGCTTCCAGGTGGCGTACGAGCGCCGCAACTGGGTCTGGCGGTCGTCGCCCGAGGCGTGA